From Ignatzschineria sp. RMDPL8A, a single genomic window includes:
- the prfA gene encoding peptide chain release factor 1, whose translation MKDSIIAKLDELTERHHEVAILLSDPEVIGDNDRFRTLSQEYAQLSPVVEEFDAWKENESALSDVFELLESSDPEMKALAQEELPILEEKREELSHSLSILLLPTDPHDNNNIFLEVRAGTGGDEAAIFAGDLLRMYMRYAENKGWGVEIISEHEGEHGGYREVIVLISGHGAYSRLKFESGAHRVQRVPETESQGRVHTSAATVAILPEIPETEMVDINPADLKVDTFRASGAGGQHVNKTDSAIRITHLPTGVVVECQDERSQHKNRAKAMSLLASRLLEAEREREAREMSESRRNLVGSGDRSERIRTYNYPQGRITDHRINLTLYKLEEIINGDLDQVIAPLIHEHQADLLAELGDNH comes from the coding sequence ATGAAAGATAGTATAATTGCAAAATTAGATGAATTGACTGAGCGCCATCACGAGGTTGCGATATTGTTATCCGATCCGGAAGTGATTGGCGATAACGATCGTTTCCGTACACTCTCGCAGGAGTATGCTCAGCTCTCGCCCGTTGTCGAAGAATTTGACGCGTGGAAAGAGAATGAGAGTGCATTAAGTGATGTGTTTGAGCTTCTCGAAAGTTCCGATCCTGAAATGAAGGCACTTGCCCAGGAAGAGCTTCCGATTTTGGAAGAGAAGCGCGAAGAGCTTAGCCACTCTTTGAGCATTTTACTGCTTCCAACGGATCCTCACGATAATAACAATATCTTCTTAGAAGTGCGCGCCGGAACCGGTGGCGACGAAGCGGCGATTTTTGCCGGCGATCTTCTGCGCATGTATATGCGTTATGCCGAAAATAAAGGCTGGGGCGTTGAGATTATTAGTGAACATGAAGGTGAGCACGGCGGTTACCGCGAGGTGATTGTGCTGATTAGCGGGCATGGGGCGTATTCGCGTCTTAAGTTCGAATCGGGCGCTCACAGGGTTCAACGGGTGCCTGAAACGGAATCGCAAGGGCGTGTTCATACCTCGGCGGCAACGGTGGCGATTTTGCCAGAAATTCCGGAAACGGAGATGGTCGATATCAATCCTGCTGATCTAAAAGTTGATACCTTTAGAGCCTCGGGCGCTGGGGGTCAGCACGTTAACAAAACGGACTCGGCGATTCGAATTACGCATCTTCCCACCGGCGTTGTGGTTGAGTGTCAAGATGAGCGTTCTCAGCATAAAAACCGCGCGAAAGCGATGAGTCTGCTTGCATCACGACTTTTAGAGGCCGAGCGTGAGCGTGAAGCCCGTGAGATGAGTGAATCTCGTCGTAATCTTGTGGGATCAGGCGACCGTTCTGAACGAATTCGTACCTACAACTATCCGCAAGGGCGCATTACCGATCACCGCATCAATTTGACGCTCTATAAGCTTGAAGAGATCATTAACGGCGATCTTGATCAGGTGATTGCACCGCTTATTCATGAGCATCAGGCAGACCTGCTTGCCGAGCTTGGGGATAATCACTAA